From a single Lolium rigidum isolate FL_2022 chromosome 7, APGP_CSIRO_Lrig_0.1, whole genome shotgun sequence genomic region:
- the LOC124674051 gene encoding COP9 signalosome complex subunit 7-like isoform X3: MAMDAERRQAELIGQFSAQAAALSSAPQLAALVLEATSHPALFAFSELLTLPALSKLAGTQYASSLDLLRLFAYGTLKDYKSNSTTLPALLPEQARKLKQLSVLTLAESTKVLPYDQLMQELDVSNVRELEDFLINECMYSGIVKGKLDQLRRCFEVQFAAGRDLTPGQLNNMIETLSDWLGTSDSLLHQIQEKIKWADTTSELNKKHQKEFEDRVEEAKKSIKLNNVSRQTLTYGGMTTFSQNLEE; this comes from the exons ATGGCGATGGACGCGGAGCGGCGGCAGGCGGAGCTGATCGGGCAGTTCTCCGCGCAGGCGGCGGCGCTCTCCTCGGCCCCGCAGCTGGCGGCGCTCGTGCTCGAGGCCACCTCCCACCCGGCGCTCTTCGCCTTCTCCGAGCTCCTCACCCTCCCCGCCCTCTCCAAG CTCGCTGGCACGCAGTACGCCTCTTCTCTCGACctgctccgcctcttcgcctatggcACCCTCAAGGACTACAAGA GTAATTCTACCACCCTCCCTGCATTGTTGCCTGAGCAAGCCAGGAAGCTGAAGCAACTCAGTGTGCTAACCTTGGCCGAGTCAACCAAG GTACTACCATATGATCAGCTCATGCAAGAGTTGGACGTTTCCAATGTAAGAGAACTTGAAGATTTCCTCATCAATGAATGCATGTACTCG GGTATTGTCAAAGGCAAATTGGATCAGCTGCGGCGGTGCTTTGAG GTGCAATTTGCAGCTGGAAGGGACCTTACACCTGGTCAGCTAAACAACATGATAGAAACCTTGTCGGACTG GTTGGGAACATCAGATAGTTTACTACACCAAATTCAGGAGAAAATCAAGTGGGCTGACACAACGAGTGAATTGAACAAGAAACACCAGAAAGAATTTGAAGACAGAGTGGAAGAAGCCAAAAAGTCAATCAAG TTGAACAATGTAAGCAGGCAGACATTGACTTACGGGGGCATGACGACTTTCTCTCAGAATCTGGAGGAATGA
- the LOC124674051 gene encoding COP9 signalosome complex subunit 7-like isoform X1, which translates to MAMDAERRQAELIGQFSAQAAALSSAPQLAALVLEATSHPALFAFSELLTLPALSKLAGTQYASSLDLLRLFAYGTLKDYKSNSTTLPALLPEQARKLKQLSVLTLAESTKVLPYDQLMQELDVSNVRELEDFLINECMYSGIVKGKLDQLRRCFEVQFAAGRDLTPGQLNNMIETLSDWLGTSDSLLHQIQEKIKWADTTSELNKKHQKEFEDRVEEAKKSIKADIDLRGHDDFLSESGGMMDFEEDRIRPKRRRQPMA; encoded by the exons ATGGCGATGGACGCGGAGCGGCGGCAGGCGGAGCTGATCGGGCAGTTCTCCGCGCAGGCGGCGGCGCTCTCCTCGGCCCCGCAGCTGGCGGCGCTCGTGCTCGAGGCCACCTCCCACCCGGCGCTCTTCGCCTTCTCCGAGCTCCTCACCCTCCCCGCCCTCTCCAAG CTCGCTGGCACGCAGTACGCCTCTTCTCTCGACctgctccgcctcttcgcctatggcACCCTCAAGGACTACAAGA GTAATTCTACCACCCTCCCTGCATTGTTGCCTGAGCAAGCCAGGAAGCTGAAGCAACTCAGTGTGCTAACCTTGGCCGAGTCAACCAAG GTACTACCATATGATCAGCTCATGCAAGAGTTGGACGTTTCCAATGTAAGAGAACTTGAAGATTTCCTCATCAATGAATGCATGTACTCG GGTATTGTCAAAGGCAAATTGGATCAGCTGCGGCGGTGCTTTGAG GTGCAATTTGCAGCTGGAAGGGACCTTACACCTGGTCAGCTAAACAACATGATAGAAACCTTGTCGGACTG GTTGGGAACATCAGATAGTTTACTACACCAAATTCAGGAGAAAATCAAGTGGGCTGACACAACGAGTGAATTGAACAAGAAACACCAGAAAGAATTTGAAGACAGAGTGGAAGAAGCCAAAAAGTCAATCAAG GCAGACATTGACTTACGGGGGCATGACGACTTTCTCTCAGAATCTGGAGGAATGATGGATTTTGAAGAGGACCGCATCCGACCAAAAAG GAGGCGACAACCAATGGCATAG
- the LOC124674051 gene encoding COP9 signalosome complex subunit 7-like isoform X2, which produces MAMDAERRQAELIGQFSAQAAALSSAPQLAALVLEATSHPALFAFSELLTLPALSKLAGTQYASSLDLLRLFAYGTLKDYKSNSTTLPALLPEQARKLKQLSVLTLAESTKVLPYDQLMQELDVSNVRELEDFLINECMYSGIVKGKLDQLRRCFEVQFAAGRDLTPGQLNNMIETLSDWLGTSDSLLHQIQEKIKWADTTSELNKKHQKEFEDRVEEAKKSIKKLNNVSRQTLTYGGMTTFSQNLEE; this is translated from the exons ATGGCGATGGACGCGGAGCGGCGGCAGGCGGAGCTGATCGGGCAGTTCTCCGCGCAGGCGGCGGCGCTCTCCTCGGCCCCGCAGCTGGCGGCGCTCGTGCTCGAGGCCACCTCCCACCCGGCGCTCTTCGCCTTCTCCGAGCTCCTCACCCTCCCCGCCCTCTCCAAG CTCGCTGGCACGCAGTACGCCTCTTCTCTCGACctgctccgcctcttcgcctatggcACCCTCAAGGACTACAAGA GTAATTCTACCACCCTCCCTGCATTGTTGCCTGAGCAAGCCAGGAAGCTGAAGCAACTCAGTGTGCTAACCTTGGCCGAGTCAACCAAG GTACTACCATATGATCAGCTCATGCAAGAGTTGGACGTTTCCAATGTAAGAGAACTTGAAGATTTCCTCATCAATGAATGCATGTACTCG GGTATTGTCAAAGGCAAATTGGATCAGCTGCGGCGGTGCTTTGAG GTGCAATTTGCAGCTGGAAGGGACCTTACACCTGGTCAGCTAAACAACATGATAGAAACCTTGTCGGACTG GTTGGGAACATCAGATAGTTTACTACACCAAATTCAGGAGAAAATCAAGTGGGCTGACACAACGAGTGAATTGAACAAGAAACACCAGAAAGAATTTGAAGACAGAGTGGAAGAAGCCAAAAAGTCAATCAAG AAGTTGAACAATGTAAGCAGGCAGACATTGACTTACGGGGGCATGACGACTTTCTCTCAGAATCTGGAGGAATGA
- the LOC124677395 gene encoding vacuolar protein sorting-associated protein 32 homolog 1-like produces MFSWILRGCRDECSATDQLKQARDVFVAKEVVLQKKISQEMERAKEFTKSGNKQAAMQCLKRKKYYESQMNQVGSVRLRINTKEKMIADNMGNK; encoded by the exons ATGTTCTCCTGGATCCTCCGCGGCTGCCGCGATGAGTGCTCCGCCACCGACCAGCTCAAGCAG GCTCGTGATGTCTTTGTGGCTAAAGAGGTGGTCTTGCAAAAGAAGATATCACAAGAGATGGAACGTGCCAAGGAGTTCACAAAATCAGGAAACAAGCAAGCAGCAATGCAGTGTTTAAAGAGGAAAAAGTACTATGAGAGCCAAATGAACCAGGTTGGAAGTGTCCGGTTGCGCATCAATACCAAGGAGAAGATGATCGCGGATAACATGGGGAACAAATAA
- the LOC124676061 gene encoding ranBP2-type zinc finger protein At1g67325-like isoform X2, with product MASAQMENRGAFGTKRSRNDVSVREGDWSCHQCGNVNFSFRNACNRGSCGAPRPSPSPSPRMMPAPAGGGYDRSPLFYGSAGAPPPHMPNGSASYGSPYPQIGLRYGYGPPVGPPGSYGLISSYGQPGPMGGPMGGMGYAHGPELGRYGPELGRYGPDLGRYNYGFRGSPMPVSSPWSGGALVENNDTTASRKRRGGPDGLSEGDWECPTCKNVNFAFRNTCNMKKCGAPRPTSGANSSSARKDKDAPEGSWTCPECNNLNYPFRTVCNRKGCSSDKPTSSNN from the exons ATGGCGTCTGCCCAG ATGGAGAACCGCGGCGCGTTCGGAACGAAGAGGTCGCGCAATGACG TGTCTGTCAGGGAGGGGGACTGGAGTTGTCATCAGTGTGGTAATGTCAACTTCAGTTTTAGAAATGCTTGCAACCGTGGATCATGTGGTGCACCCCGTCCGTCACCGAGTCCAAGCCCA AGAATGATGCCAGCTCCTGCTGGTGGTGGATATGATCGGTCGCCTCTATTTTACGGTAGTGCTGGTGCCCCGCCGCCTCACATGCCTAATGGATCTGCTAGCTATGGTTCTCCATATCCACAAATTGGATTGCGATATGGTTATGGTCCACCAGTAGGACCTCCTGGCTCATATGGTCTCATTTCTTCTTATGGTCAACCTGGACCAATGGGAGGTCCAATGGGTG GGATGGGTTATGCACATGGACCTGAGTTGGGTCGATATGGCCCTGAATTGGGTCGATACGGCCCTGACTTGGGTCGATACAACTATGGATTTAGAGGATCCCCAATGCCG GTTTCTAGCCCATGGTCTGGTGGAGCATTAGTGGAAAATAATGACACCACTGCTTCACGAAAGCGTCGGGGAG GCCCAGATGGACTGTCTGAGGGTGACTGGGAATGCCCAACATGTAAAAATGTCAATTTTGCCTTCAGAAACACTTGCAACATGAAGAAATGTGGAGCTCCAAGACCGACCTCT GGAGCTAACTCGAGCTCAGCTCGCAAAGATAAGGATGCTCCAGAAGGGAGCTGGACCTGTCCTGAATGTAATAACCTGAATTACCCCTTCCGCACGGTGTGCAATCGGAAAGGATGCTCAAGCGATAAGCCAACCTCGTCAAACAACTAG
- the LOC124676061 gene encoding ranBP2-type zinc finger protein At1g67325-like isoform X1 has translation MASAQFGAASQMENRGAFGTKRSRNDVSVREGDWSCHQCGNVNFSFRNACNRGSCGAPRPSPSPSPRMMPAPAGGGYDRSPLFYGSAGAPPPHMPNGSASYGSPYPQIGLRYGYGPPVGPPGSYGLISSYGQPGPMGGPMGGMGYAHGPELGRYGPELGRYGPDLGRYNYGFRGSPMPVSSPWSGGALVENNDTTASRKRRGGPDGLSEGDWECPTCKNVNFAFRNTCNMKKCGAPRPTSGANSSSARKDKDAPEGSWTCPECNNLNYPFRTVCNRKGCSSDKPTSSNN, from the exons ATGGCGTCTGCCCAG TTTGGTGCTGCTTCGCAGATGGAGAACCGCGGCGCGTTCGGAACGAAGAGGTCGCGCAATGACG TGTCTGTCAGGGAGGGGGACTGGAGTTGTCATCAGTGTGGTAATGTCAACTTCAGTTTTAGAAATGCTTGCAACCGTGGATCATGTGGTGCACCCCGTCCGTCACCGAGTCCAAGCCCA AGAATGATGCCAGCTCCTGCTGGTGGTGGATATGATCGGTCGCCTCTATTTTACGGTAGTGCTGGTGCCCCGCCGCCTCACATGCCTAATGGATCTGCTAGCTATGGTTCTCCATATCCACAAATTGGATTGCGATATGGTTATGGTCCACCAGTAGGACCTCCTGGCTCATATGGTCTCATTTCTTCTTATGGTCAACCTGGACCAATGGGAGGTCCAATGGGTG GGATGGGTTATGCACATGGACCTGAGTTGGGTCGATATGGCCCTGAATTGGGTCGATACGGCCCTGACTTGGGTCGATACAACTATGGATTTAGAGGATCCCCAATGCCG GTTTCTAGCCCATGGTCTGGTGGAGCATTAGTGGAAAATAATGACACCACTGCTTCACGAAAGCGTCGGGGAG GCCCAGATGGACTGTCTGAGGGTGACTGGGAATGCCCAACATGTAAAAATGTCAATTTTGCCTTCAGAAACACTTGCAACATGAAGAAATGTGGAGCTCCAAGACCGACCTCT GGAGCTAACTCGAGCTCAGCTCGCAAAGATAAGGATGCTCCAGAAGGGAGCTGGACCTGTCCTGAATGTAATAACCTGAATTACCCCTTCCGCACGGTGTGCAATCGGAAAGGATGCTCAAGCGATAAGCCAACCTCGTCAAACAACTAG
- the LOC124676060 gene encoding nucleobase-ascorbate transporter 11-like, producing MPSSRRTTGRGAAPPAPGGGGDDDPRVPPFTGNNTDHNPRELRSWARRTGFHPSAFFSGESAVSNSSTATAHPPPPPPPPAASRRPPRPPERDPEPEFDPDPAPPVDLDRARNARPRRRIDLRGELEIPPAAAAAGAPVELSAEPEAPRGGGRGRRNGADRQLGETEPLNAGRNANGGVRADADARKKAEEADAKRKAEEAEARRKKKEDEERDAELAAYYQEQWANEEEEGVANGAQEGEAAPLSRASGLRCAVAENPGWGLLVFYGIQHYLSIAGSLVFIPLIMVPTMGGSDVDTATVISTMLLVSGLTTILHTFLGSRLPLIQGSSFVYLAPALVIANSEEFRNLSEDKFKHIMRELQGAILVGSVFQIILGYSGLMSLLLRLINPVVVAPTIAAVGLAFFSYGFPQAGSCVEISMPLIVLLLLCTLYLRKISLFGNRIFLIYAVPLSVGIIWAYAFFLTAGGAYNFKGCSSSVPSSNILLDSCRRHADIMRRCRTDVSDAWKTAAWVRVPYPFQWGPPTFHFKTAIIMMIVSVVASVDSLSSYHAASLLVNLSPPTRGVVSRGIGLEGISTFIAGLWGTGTGSTTLTENIHTLDTTKMASRRALQLGAALLVIFSFFGKIGALLASIPVALAASVLCFTWALIVALGLSTLRYTEAVSSRNMIIVGFTLFISLSVPAYFQQYEPSSNLILPGYLLPYAAASSGPVRTASNGLNYAVNALLSINVVVALVVALILDNTVPGSKQERGVYIWSDPKSLEMDPASLDPYRLPKKISCWFRWAKCVGI from the exons ATGCCTAGCTCCCGGCGAACCACCGGCCGCGGCGCGGCGCCCCCCGCGCCCGGAGGCGGCGGGGACGACGACCCGCGGGTGCCGCCCTTCACGGGGAACAACACCGACCACAACCCGCGGGAGCTGCGCTCCTGGGCGCGCCGCACCGGCTTCCACCCCTccgccttcttctccggcgagtccGCCGTCTCCAactcctccaccgccaccgcgcaCCCCCCGCCACCCCCTCCTCCCccggccgcctcccgccgcccgccgcgcccgCCGGAGCGGGACCCGGAGCCCGAGTTTGACCCCGATCCGGCGCCGCCAGTCGACCTCGACCGCGCCCGCAACGCCCGCCCCCGACGCCGCATCGACCTCCGCGGCGAGCTCGAGAtcccccctgccgccgccgccgccggtgctcccGTCGAGCTGTCCGCCGAGCCCGAAGCGCCAAGGGGAGGAGGGCGCGGGAGGAGGAACGGCGCCGACCGCCAGCTCGGCGAAACGGAGCCGCTCAATGCGGGCAGGAACGCCAACGGCGGCGTCCGCGCAGACGCGGATGCCAGGAAGAAGGCCGAGGAGGCCGACGCGAAGCGCaaggcggaggaggccgaggccaggaggaagaagaaggaggacgaGGAGAGGGACGCCGAGCTCGCAGCATACTACCAGGAGCAGTGggccaacgaggaggaggagggtgttgCCAACGGTGCCCAAGAAGGAGAGGCCGCGCCTCTTAGTCGGGCGTCGGGGCTCCGCTGCGCCGTCGCCGAGAACCCGGGCTGGG GACTCCTCGTATTTTATGGCATACAACATTACTTGTCAATAGCCGGTTCACTTGTTTTTATTCCTTTGATAATGGTACCAACCATGGGCGGATCTGAT GTGGACACAGCAACAGTCATATCCACCATGTTATTAGTATCTGGTCTTACGACAATACTCCATACTTTTCTTGGTTCTCGCCTTCCATTGATTCAAGGAagttcatttgtttatttggctCCTGCATTGGTGATCGCGAACTCTGAAGAATTCAGAAATCTAAGTGAAGAT AAATTCAAGCACATAATGAGGGAATTACAGGGGGCTATACTTGTTGGTTCAGTTTTCCAAATAATCTTGGGGTACAGTGGTCTTATGTCACTGCTTCTGAG GTTGATAAACCCAGTCGTCGTGGCACCAACGATTGCTGCAGTGGGTTTGGCGTTTTTCAGTTATGGCTTCCCTCAGGCTGGTAGTTGTGTAGAAATCAGCATGCCcctcattgtattgcttcttcTGTGCACCCTG TACCTGAGAAAAATATCTCTGTTTGGAAACCGTATCTTCCTCATCTACGCG GTGCCACTAAGTGTTGGCATTATATGGGCGTATGCATTCTTCCTAACTGCTGGTGGAGCATATAACTTCAAGGGCTGTAGTTCAAGTGTACCCAGTTCGAATATATTATTGGATTCATGCAGAAGACATGCAGATATCATGAGGCGTTGTCGAACTGATGTTTCTGATGCTTGGAAAACTGCTGCGTGGGTGAGGGTTCCCTATCCATTCCAGTGGGGCCCTCCTACATTTCATTTCAAAACAGCTATCATTATGATGATAGTTTCAGTAGTTGCATCAGTTGATTCG CTTTCATCATATCATGCTGCTTCGTTGCTAGTCAATTTAAGCCCTCCAACACGTGGAGTTGTTAGCAGAGGGATTGGCCTCGAGGGGATTTCTACTTTTATTGCCGGACTGTGGGGTACAGGAACAGGATCGACAACATTAACAGAGAACATCCATACCCTTGACACGACCAAAATGGCCAGCCGGAGAGCTTTGCAGCTTGGGGCAGCCTTGCTGGTCATTTTTTCATTCTTTG GAAAAATTGGAGCCCTCCTTGCTTCTATCCCTGTTGCTTTGGCCGCCTCTGTTCTTTGCTTCACATGGGCGCTTATTGTCGCTCTTGGCCTGTCCACACTGCGTTATACTGAAGCCGTAAGCTCAAGAAACATGATAATCGTTGGGTTTACCCTGTTCATCTCCCTGTCCGTCCCCGCATACTTTCAGCAATATGAACCCAGCTCTAATCTCATTCTACCGGGTTATCTCCTTCCGTACGCTGCAGCATCGAGTGGGCCAGTTCGTACGGCTAGCAATGGG CTTAATTATGCAGTGAATGCTCTTCTATCCATCAACGTGGTGGTTGCTCTTGTTGTCGCGTTGATCCTTGATAATACGGTGCCGGGGAGCAAGCAAGAACGAGGGGTGTACATCTGGTCAGATCCTAAATCCCTGGAGATGGATCCTGCATCATTGGATCCTTACCGCTTGCCCAAGAAGATTTCGTGCTGGTTCAGATGGGCAAAGTGCGTCGGCATCTAA